Proteins encoded in a region of the Caldilineales bacterium genome:
- a CDS encoding ABC transporter permease, giving the protein MSANIFAHEFRARLKSVIIWSLALAFLILFFFSLFPVFADQAALMNEFLARYPQELRAAFGLDNMDLAAVLGFYSFIFLFVQLCLAIQASNYGFGLVSIEESELTADFLLSKPVSRPQVLTSKLLAALACLAITSLVVWVCSFIAITLFSEARAYEPRTLFLLLLSTLIFQFFFLGVGLLVSLLVRRVRSVTPYALGLAFGAYVLSAFSGVFGEVALEYLTPFKHFDAAAIAKQGAYDMPLVLLNLAVSLIAVAVSYWRYQHRDIPAVS; this is encoded by the coding sequence ATGAGCGCAAACATCTTCGCACACGAATTCCGGGCGCGCCTGAAATCGGTGATCATTTGGTCGCTGGCGCTGGCGTTCTTGATCTTGTTCTTCTTCTCCCTCTTCCCGGTCTTTGCCGACCAGGCGGCGCTGATGAACGAGTTCCTGGCCCGCTACCCGCAGGAACTGCGGGCGGCTTTCGGCCTGGACAACATGGACCTGGCGGCGGTGCTGGGTTTCTACAGCTTCATCTTTCTGTTCGTCCAGCTCTGCCTGGCGATCCAGGCCAGCAACTACGGCTTCGGGCTGGTTTCGATCGAGGAGAGCGAACTGACGGCAGACTTTCTGCTCAGCAAACCGGTCAGCCGTCCGCAGGTGCTGACAAGCAAACTACTGGCCGCACTGGCCTGTCTGGCGATCACCAGCCTGGTGGTGTGGGTGTGTAGCTTCATTGCCATCACGCTGTTCAGCGAGGCCCGCGCCTATGAACCGCGCACGCTGTTCTTGCTGCTGCTCAGCACCCTGATCTTCCAGTTCTTCTTCCTCGGCGTCGGGCTGTTGGTATCCCTGCTGGTCAGGCGCGTGCGCAGCGTCACCCCCTATGCGCTGGGCCTGGCTTTTGGCGCCTATGTCCTCAGCGCCTTCAGCGGCGTCTTCGGCGAGGTGGCGCTGGAATATCTCACGCCGTTCAAACACTTCGATGCGGCCGCCATCGCCAAACAGGGCGCGTATGACATGCCCCTGGTGCTACTGAACCTTGCCGTCAGCCTGATCGCCGTGGCGGTCAGCTACTGGCGCTATCAACATCGCGACATCCCGGCGGTGTCGTAA
- a CDS encoding ABC transporter permease, giving the protein MNIFLRELRANLKSLLIWSVIVTFLIIMAISKFSGFANDPEMLKMLDSMPPALLEALSMSAFNLTTLSGFYGVMFIYFSLLAAIAAALWGSDIISKEERDKTVEFSLVLPVSRNRVITAKAVAALVNCIAFVLITWGVSLVAVRSYQPDQAFYGFLALEMRAMFAIALIFLAIGLLLGCALKQYKRAASIAVAIILVAYFTSIATVMQEKLEFLKYFTPFKYFDAGELFRSGRIDGLYLALSAAIILVCMAAAYWSYNRRDLYV; this is encoded by the coding sequence ATGAACATCTTTCTGCGCGAACTCAGGGCCAATCTCAAATCGCTGCTGATCTGGAGCGTCATCGTCACGTTCCTGATCATCATGGCGATATCGAAATTCTCCGGCTTTGCCAACGACCCCGAGATGCTGAAGATGCTGGACTCGATGCCGCCGGCGCTGCTGGAGGCCCTGAGCATGAGCGCCTTCAACCTGACCACCCTCAGCGGCTTCTACGGCGTCATGTTCATCTACTTCAGCCTGTTGGCCGCCATCGCCGCCGCTCTCTGGGGCAGCGACATCATCTCGAAAGAAGAGCGCGACAAGACGGTCGAGTTCTCGCTGGTGCTGCCGGTCTCGCGCAACCGCGTGATCACGGCCAAAGCAGTGGCGGCCCTGGTCAACTGCATCGCCTTCGTCCTCATCACCTGGGGGGTGTCGCTGGTGGCGGTGCGCTCCTATCAGCCCGATCAGGCTTTCTACGGCTTTCTGGCCCTGGAAATGCGGGCGATGTTTGCCATCGCCTTGATCTTCCTGGCCATCGGCCTCCTCCTGGGCTGCGCCCTCAAGCAGTACAAACGCGCTGCCTCGATCGCCGTCGCCATCATCCTGGTGGCCTACTTCACCTCGATCGCCACGGTGATGCAGGAGAAGCTGGAGTTCCTGAAGTATTTCACACCTTTCAAATACTTCGATGCCGGCGAACTCTTCCGCAGCGGCCGTATCGATGGCCTCTATCTGGCTCTCTCGGCGGCGATCATCCTCGTCTGCATGGCCGCGGCCTACTGGAGCTATAACCGGCGCGACCTGTATGTCTGA
- a CDS encoding cyclic 2,3-diphosphoglycerate synthase, translating into MAKNRQRLLILGAAGRDFHNFNTVFREDEQYQVVAFTATQIPNIAGRLYPAALAGPLYPQGIPIWPQQEMEAIIASEGIDEVVFAYSDVSHEQVMHLAARAVAAGASYRLLGSRATMLVSSKPVVAITAARTGSGKSQTTRHVTDLLRAFGRRVVVVRHPMPYGDLAEQAVQRFAAYADLDRHHCTIEEREEYEPHLERGLVVYAGVDYERILRQAEAEADIVLWDGGNNDLSFFRPDVQITVVDPHRAGHELRYWPGEANVRMADVVVINKVDTANEEDVATVRANVQLLAPHAQVVEAASPIFVAAPESILGKRVLVVEDGPTLTHGEMAYGAGFVAARRFGAAEIIDPRPWAVDAIAATFAAYPGTGPVLPAMGYGEAQLRDLAATINQVPCDMVLIGTPIDLARLIDIRHPHQRVRYELQPLGRPNLRDILAAQFGQAP; encoded by the coding sequence ATGGCGAAGAATCGACAACGCTTGCTCATTCTGGGCGCGGCAGGGCGAGATTTTCACAATTTCAATACCGTGTTTCGGGAGGATGAGCAGTACCAGGTGGTGGCCTTCACGGCCACGCAGATCCCGAATATCGCCGGACGGCTTTACCCGGCCGCCCTGGCCGGCCCGCTCTATCCACAAGGCATCCCCATCTGGCCGCAGCAGGAAATGGAGGCGATCATCGCCAGCGAGGGGATCGACGAGGTGGTGTTCGCCTATAGCGATGTCTCGCACGAACAGGTGATGCATCTGGCGGCGCGGGCGGTGGCGGCGGGGGCCAGTTACCGGCTGTTGGGGAGCAGGGCGACGATGTTGGTCAGCAGCAAGCCGGTGGTGGCGATCACGGCCGCGCGCACAGGCAGCGGCAAAAGCCAGACCACGCGGCATGTGACCGACCTTTTGCGTGCGTTCGGGCGCAGGGTGGTGGTGGTGCGGCACCCCATGCCCTATGGCGACCTGGCCGAGCAAGCCGTGCAGCGCTTCGCCGCCTACGCCGACCTCGACCGCCACCATTGCACCATCGAGGAGCGCGAGGAGTATGAGCCGCACTTGGAGCGAGGGCTGGTCGTCTATGCGGGGGTGGATTACGAACGCATCTTGCGCCAGGCCGAGGCCGAGGCCGACATCGTGCTCTGGGACGGCGGCAACAACGATCTCTCCTTCTTCCGGCCGGATGTGCAGATCACGGTGGTGGACCCGCACCGGGCCGGGCACGAGTTGCGCTACTGGCCGGGCGAGGCGAATGTGCGCATGGCCGATGTGGTGGTGATCAACAAGGTGGACACGGCCAACGAGGAGGACGTAGCCACGGTCAGGGCCAATGTGCAGCTTCTGGCCCCGCATGCCCAGGTGGTCGAGGCCGCTTCGCCCATCTTCGTCGCTGCTCCCGAGTCGATTCTGGGAAAAAGGGTGTTGGTGGTGGAGGATGGGCCCACCCTGACCCACGGCGAGATGGCCTACGGCGCCGGTTTCGTGGCCGCCCGGCGTTTTGGCGCCGCCGAGATCATCGATCCCCGGCCCTGGGCGGTGGATGCCATCGCCGCCACTTTTGCCGCCTATCCTGGCACCGGCCCTGTGCTCCCGGCCATGGGCTATGGCGAGGCCCAACTGCGCGACCTGGCCGCCACCATCAACCAGGTTCCCTGCGATATGGTGCTCATCGGCACGCCCATCGACCTGGCGCGGCTGATCGACATCCGCCACCCGCACCAGCGCGTGCGCTACGAGCTGCAACCGCTTGGCCGGCCCAACCTGCGGGATATTCTGGCGGCGCAGTTTGGCCAGGCGCCCTGA
- the tatC gene encoding twin-arginine translocase subunit TatC: MAESSPALPIIEHIRELRDRLIWSAGALLVGVVVGMFFARRFLEVLIAPLQGVSQLQLLRPTENVIIYFKAALILGAILAAPVVVYELLAFVVPGLTDKEKRMLYLSMPLALLLFGGGVAFCAFIVLPFTLRYLQTFLTDLFKAEYSVGYYMSFVANFVLWVGVAFETPLVIALMARLGVVTPRQLVATWRYAIVIIAIVSAVITPTPDPFTMSVVMVPLLGLYVLGLVMARFTYRPRNRPAAASETGG, from the coding sequence ATGGCCGAATCGTCTCCAGCCCTTCCCATCATCGAGCATATCCGCGAGCTGCGCGACCGCTTGATCTGGTCGGCCGGGGCCTTGTTGGTGGGCGTGGTGGTGGGGATGTTCTTTGCCAGGCGCTTTCTGGAGGTTCTGATTGCACCCTTGCAGGGGGTGAGTCAGCTGCAACTACTGCGCCCGACCGAGAACGTCATCATTTACTTCAAGGCGGCGTTGATTCTGGGGGCCATTTTGGCGGCGCCGGTGGTCGTCTATGAGCTGCTGGCCTTTGTCGTGCCTGGCCTGACGGACAAGGAAAAGCGCATGTTGTATCTCTCGATGCCATTGGCGCTGCTCTTGTTCGGCGGCGGCGTCGCCTTTTGCGCCTTCATCGTCCTGCCGTTCACCCTCCGCTATTTGCAGACCTTCCTCACCGACTTGTTCAAGGCCGAGTATTCGGTTGGCTATTACATGTCGTTCGTGGCCAATTTCGTCTTGTGGGTGGGCGTCGCCTTCGAGACGCCGCTGGTCATCGCCCTCATGGCCCGTCTGGGCGTGGTGACGCCGCGGCAGTTGGTGGCCACCTGGCGTTATGCTATCGTCATCATCGCCATAGTGTCGGCCGTCATCACCCCCACCCCCGATCCGTTCACGATGAGCGTGGTCATGGTGCCGCTGTTAGGGCTGTACGTCCTGGGCCTGGTGATGGCCCGATTCACCTATCGTCCCCGCAACCGCCCGGCTGCTGCGAGCGAAACAGGCGGATAG
- the nusB gene encoding transcription antitermination factor NusB — translation MKLRHLARRLALQALFEIDMTGHAPGVVLAARLEDQEQPLAAESVEFASKLVHGVVVYRPQLDDIIAHFAPEWPVDQIAIIDRNVLRIALWEIGVDRTPVKVAINEAVELAKVFGSDASSRFVNGVLGAATRSEVDLRRLLSRPVTVEQG, via the coding sequence ATGAAGCTGCGCCATCTCGCCCGCCGCCTGGCCCTGCAAGCGCTCTTCGAGATCGACATGACCGGACATGCGCCGGGCGTTGTCCTGGCCGCTCGACTTGAGGACCAGGAGCAGCCGCTGGCGGCTGAAAGCGTCGAGTTCGCCAGCAAGTTGGTGCACGGGGTGGTGGTCTACCGGCCGCAACTCGATGACATCATCGCCCACTTCGCCCCGGAATGGCCGGTGGATCAGATCGCGATCATCGACCGCAATGTGCTCCGCATCGCCTTGTGGGAGATCGGCGTCGACCGCACGCCGGTGAAGGTGGCGATCAACGAGGCGGTGGAGCTGGCAAAGGTGTTTGGCTCGGACGCCAGCTCGCGTTTCGTCAATGGCGTGTTGGGAGCAGCGACGCGCAGCGAAGTCGATCTGCGACGGTTGTTGTCGCGACCGGTCACGGTGGAACAGGGGTAG
- a CDS encoding Asp23/Gls24 family envelope stress response protein: MADEIAPPGRVTIAPQVLTTIVRQTALSTEGVLQLNSRLPHRSRAAGRRALAPGIEVIVDDGKMQASVHVVADPGANMMRLAESLQTEIARAIEHIVGLQVDGVDVYIDNVSFRRSEPDLR, translated from the coding sequence ATGGCCGACGAAATCGCTCCCCCCGGACGTGTCACCATCGCCCCCCAGGTGCTGACGACCATCGTGCGCCAGACGGCGCTGAGCACCGAGGGCGTGCTGCAACTGAACTCCCGGCTTCCGCACCGCAGCCGGGCGGCCGGACGCCGTGCCCTGGCGCCTGGGATCGAGGTCATCGTCGATGATGGCAAGATGCAGGCCTCGGTGCACGTGGTGGCGGACCCCGGCGCCAACATGATGCGGCTGGCCGAGAGCTTGCAGACCGAGATCGCCCGCGCCATCGAACACATCGTCGGTTTGCAGGTGGACGGCGTCGATGTCTATATCGACAATGTCTCGTTCCGTCGTTCTGAACCGGATCTGCGATGA
- the fabG gene encoding 3-oxoacyl-[acyl-carrier-protein] reductase codes for MNKLTGKIALVTGASRGIGAAIARRLASDGATVVVNYHSSPEAAERVVAEITGAGGQAVAMPADVSKLDQATEMVKAVQKQFGRLDILVNNAGTTRDNVIMMMKEDDWDLVIDTNLKSAWNCCKAASRVMLKQSSGRIINISSVAGISGNGGQSNYSASKAGLIGLTKSLAKEIGPRNITVNAVAPGFIPTDLTQALIEQIKDTIVEHTALRRIGGVEDVAHVVAFLASDEAGFVTGQVIAVDGGMAM; via the coding sequence ATGAACAAACTTACCGGCAAAATCGCCCTCGTCACCGGCGCCTCCCGCGGCATCGGCGCCGCCATCGCCAGGCGCCTCGCCTCTGACGGCGCTACCGTGGTCGTCAACTATCATAGCAGCCCTGAAGCCGCCGAGCGCGTGGTGGCTGAGATCACGGGAGCCGGGGGGCAGGCCGTGGCCATGCCGGCCGATGTCAGCAAGCTGGACCAGGCGACGGAGATGGTCAAAGCCGTGCAGAAGCAGTTCGGCCGCCTGGATATCCTGGTCAACAACGCCGGCACGACCCGCGACAACGTGATCATGATGATGAAGGAAGATGACTGGGATCTGGTAATCGACACCAATCTCAAGAGCGCCTGGAACTGCTGCAAGGCGGCCTCGCGGGTCATGCTCAAGCAGAGCAGCGGCCGCATCATCAACATCAGCAGCGTGGCGGGCATCTCCGGCAACGGCGGCCAGAGCAACTACTCGGCCTCGAAGGCGGGCCTGATCGGGCTGACCAAGTCGCTGGCCAAAGAGATCGGCCCGCGCAACATCACGGTCAACGCCGTGGCCCCCGGCTTCATCCCCACCGACCTGACCCAGGCCCTGATCGAGCAGATCAAGGACACGATCGTGGAACATACTGCCTTGCGTCGCATCGGCGGCGTCGAGGATGTCGCCCATGTCGTCGCCTTCCTGGCCTCGGATGAGGCGGGTTTTGTCACCGGCCAGGTGATCGCCGTCGATGGCGGCATGGCCATGTGA
- the fabD gene encoding ACP S-malonyltransferase has protein sequence MNLPVLLFPGQGAQAVGMGADLAAHSPAAAAIFAQADNLLGFSLSRLCFAGPEEELTDTINAQPALLTTSIAALSALEEAMGRKLEAGAAAGHSMGEYSALVAAGALDFPAALRLVRERGRLMKLADERAPGGMAAIIALDTPAIEQACAEARAEKGAFVHVANDNCPGQVVISGDEEALVRAMAGCQAAGARKVVRLAITIAAHSPLMGVVEDEFAQAVDAVDLRAPAFPVIANSTAGPLITADAIRTELVGQLRNSVRWTASMQYLIEQGFETFYEFGPGGVLAGLMKRIDRRLRGIPGLAAWQDVADLAAKLA, from the coding sequence ATGAACCTCCCTGTTCTGCTCTTTCCTGGCCAGGGCGCCCAGGCGGTGGGTATGGGCGCTGATTTGGCGGCCCATTCGCCGGCGGCAGCCGCCATCTTTGCCCAGGCCGATAACTTGCTCGGCTTCTCGCTCTCGCGACTGTGCTTTGCCGGCCCGGAGGAGGAACTGACCGACACCATCAACGCCCAGCCTGCCCTGCTGACCACCAGCATCGCTGCCCTGTCCGCGCTGGAGGAGGCCATGGGGCGCAAGCTGGAGGCCGGGGCCGCAGCCGGGCACAGCATGGGCGAGTACAGCGCCCTGGTGGCCGCGGGCGCGCTCGATTTTCCCGCTGCTCTGCGGCTGGTGCGTGAACGCGGGCGTTTGATGAAGCTGGCCGATGAACGAGCGCCCGGTGGCATGGCCGCCATCATCGCCCTCGATACGCCAGCCATCGAACAGGCCTGCGCCGAGGCGCGCGCCGAGAAGGGGGCCTTCGTCCACGTTGCCAACGACAACTGCCCCGGTCAGGTGGTTATTTCGGGCGATGAGGAGGCGCTGGTGAGGGCCATGGCCGGTTGCCAGGCCGCCGGCGCCCGCAAGGTCGTGCGGCTGGCGATCACCATCGCCGCCCATTCACCGCTGATGGGCGTGGTCGAGGACGAATTCGCCCAGGCGGTGGACGCCGTCGATCTGCGCGCCCCGGCTTTCCCGGTCATCGCCAACAGCACCGCCGGGCCGTTGATCACCGCCGACGCCATCCGGACTGAGCTGGTCGGGCAATTGCGCAACTCGGTGCGCTGGACGGCTTCGATGCAGTATCTGATCGAGCAAGGTTTCGAGACCTTCTACGAATTTGGGCCTGGCGGCGTGTTGGCCGGGCTGATGAAACGCATCGACCGCCGGCTGCGCGGCATCCCCGGCCTGGCCGCCTGGCAGGATGTAGCGGATTTGGCCGCGAAACTGGCTTGA
- the rpmF gene encoding 50S ribosomal protein L32, with product MTPHPKRKHSKGRRDRRRAHDALSRPHLVACPNCKQPRPPHMVCPHCGSYRGRAVVEIEEEGEKKS from the coding sequence ATGACCCCGCATCCCAAACGCAAACACTCCAAAGGACGCCGCGACCGTCGCCGCGCCCACGATGCCCTCAGCCGGCCGCATCTGGTGGCCTGCCCCAACTGCAAGCAGCCGCGACCACCCCACATGGTTTGCCCACATTGCGGCTCCTATCGCGGTCGCGCCGTGGTCGAGATCGAAGAAGAGGGCGAGAAGAAATCCTGA
- a CDS encoding DUF177 domain-containing protein: MSTPVAHLDDLQFNVAGLLKGPVGGVRVYELRAPVSEADRLDESFDVIGPFEGVARLLRTTDTVLTRLQGATRVRLECGRCLEPFEAEIEIEAEEEFRPSLDIITGRTIKDTGDDTALVIDDHHILDLSELVRQAILLALPLTPLCREDCAGLCPVCGANRNQEPCDCEANATDARWSSLGALLELADSGR; this comes from the coding sequence GTGTCTACGCCTGTTGCTCATCTCGATGACCTGCAATTCAATGTTGCCGGGCTGCTGAAAGGGCCGGTCGGCGGCGTCCGGGTCTATGAACTGCGGGCGCCGGTGTCCGAAGCCGACCGCCTGGACGAGAGTTTCGACGTCATCGGCCCGTTCGAGGGCGTTGCCCGGCTGCTTCGCACCACCGACACCGTCCTCACCCGGCTGCAAGGCGCCACGCGCGTGCGGCTGGAATGCGGACGCTGCCTGGAGCCGTTCGAGGCCGAGATCGAGATCGAGGCTGAGGAGGAGTTCCGCCCCAGCCTTGACATCATCACCGGCCGGACGATCAAGGACACCGGCGATGACACGGCGCTTGTCATCGACGACCACCACATCCTCGATCTCAGCGAGTTGGTGCGCCAGGCCATCCTCCTGGCCCTGCCGCTGACGCCGCTCTGCCGCGAGGATTGCGCTGGTCTCTGTCCCGTCTGCGGCGCCAACCGCAACCAGGAGCCGTGCGACTGCGAAGCCAATGCCACCGACGCCCGCTGGTCGAGCCTCGGCGCCCTGCTCGAACTTGCAGACTCTGGACGATAG
- a CDS encoding alpha/beta fold hydrolase has protein sequence MSRLRSAVLLIALVLVALSWQQVGAARSGLTVRPLNEDGLPAIFMAPSGAESRPGVLVAHGFSGSKQLMLAYGHVLAHAGYAVLLWDFDGHGANPVPSGQDSLAANIETAFALLSAQPEADPGRVALLGHSMGSGAVMAAGITHPQRYAAVIAISPTGADVSPTLPPNLLLQAGALEGRFVANAERLLAQAGGLNQDLAGGLARKLTVIPLAEHISILFRSPSHLAALAWLDGVFGPQAPSAYSDRRIGWFFVHLLAWLAAVMAAAPWWRRLAGDGPRPGMATRPWRSGLGVLAGPLAAAGLLALLNLLTPVAGLGGLQVGMAMALWFGLAGLVWLLVGGQRPGRPDRRALLLGLAMFCLLTVAFGLMAQAVWMQWWLVGPRLLRWPLMALLTLPWFAASASARGGDARRAVWWLVESLGLLVGLAAVVVFVPGMFFVFLLLPLVPFLIGILALAGVGFGRPWSYALGSALFFGWVLAAVFPLAG, from the coding sequence ATGTCGCGCCTTCGCTCCGCCGTCCTCCTCATCGCCCTCGTCCTGGTCGCCCTCTCCTGGCAGCAGGTGGGGGCCGCGCGCAGCGGTTTGACCGTGCGCCCGCTGAACGAAGATGGCCTGCCCGCCATCTTCATGGCTCCGTCCGGGGCGGAAAGCCGGCCGGGGGTGCTGGTCGCGCACGGGTTCAGCGGTTCCAAGCAGCTGATGCTGGCCTATGGCCATGTCCTGGCCCATGCTGGCTATGCCGTCCTCTTGTGGGACTTCGACGGCCACGGCGCCAACCCGGTCCCGTCCGGCCAGGATTCATTGGCGGCCAACATCGAGACGGCCTTCGCCCTCCTCAGCGCCCAACCAGAAGCCGACCCCGGCCGTGTGGCCCTGCTCGGCCATTCCATGGGCAGCGGCGCCGTGATGGCCGCCGGCATCACCCACCCCCAACGCTACGCCGCCGTCATTGCCATCTCGCCCACCGGCGCCGATGTCAGCCCAACCCTGCCGCCCAACCTGCTCTTGCAGGCGGGCGCGCTGGAAGGCCGGTTCGTGGCCAATGCCGAACGGCTGCTGGCCCAGGCGGGCGGCCTCAACCAGGATCTGGCCGGCGGCCTGGCCCGAAAGCTGACCGTCATCCCGCTCGCTGAGCACATCTCGATCCTGTTCCGCTCGCCCAGCCATCTGGCGGCCCTGGCCTGGCTGGATGGCGTCTTCGGGCCCCAGGCCCCGTCTGCCTACAGCGACCGGCGCATCGGCTGGTTCTTCGTCCATCTGCTGGCCTGGCTGGCGGCGGTGATGGCGGCTGCGCCCTGGTGGCGACGGCTGGCGGGCGATGGCCCCCGGCCGGGCATGGCCACGAGACCCTGGCGGAGCGGGTTGGGCGTGTTGGCGGGGCCGCTGGCAGCCGCCGGTCTCCTGGCCCTGCTCAACCTGCTGACGCCGGTCGCGGGGTTGGGGGGCCTGCAGGTGGGGATGGCGATGGCGCTTTGGTTCGGGTTGGCGGGGCTGGTGTGGCTGCTGGTGGGCGGACAGCGACCGGGTCGGCCAGATCGCCGGGCGCTGCTCCTGGGGCTGGCGATGTTCTGCCTGCTCACGGTCGCCTTCGGGCTAATGGCGCAGGCGGTGTGGATGCAGTGGTGGCTGGTCGGGCCGCGGCTGCTGCGCTGGCCGCTCATGGCCTTGCTGACCCTGCCCTGGTTTGCGGCCTCGGCCAGCGCCCGTGGCGGCGATGCGCGGCGGGCGGTCTGGTGGCTGGTGGAGAGCCTGGGGCTGCTGGTCGGGCTGGCGGCCGTGGTGGTCTTCGTGCCGGGGATGTTCTTTGTTTTTCTGCTCCTGCCCCTCGTCCCCTTCCTGATCGGGATCCTGGCCCTGGCCGGGGTCGGCTTTGGCCGGCCGTGGAGCTACGCCCTGGGCAGCGCGCTGTTCTTTGGCTGGGTGTTGGCGGCGGTGTTTCCGCTGGCGGGGTAG
- a CDS encoding alpha-glucosidase C-terminal domain-containing protein translates to MTAEPTPAWFERQAQLSLDRLLPRLEARFADADPQDWAAFAPRLRRHFPSLFGLLVRLYGDQYDFFHHLEQILATAASMWLARPADLKALDAQREDDAGWFQSQEMLGGVCYVDLYAGTLAGIRQRLPYFEELGLTYLHLMPLFARPAGENDGGYAVSSYRQVHPPLGTMADLSALAADMRRRGISLVVDFVFNHTSDEHTWARQAQAGDPDYQDFYYIFPDRTLPDAYERTLREIFPEARPGSFTWRSDMKQWVWTTFYSFQWDLNYGNPAVFRAMAEEMLALTNAGVEVLRLDAVAFIWKQMGTNCENLPEAHMLIQAFNALARIAAPALLFKSEAIVHPDEVARYIGLDECQLSYNPLLMALLWESLATREVRLLRRSLADRFKIQPGCAWVNYVRCHDDIGWTFDDGDAAQVGLDGYWHRQFLNQFYTGRFEGSFARGLPFQENPRTGDCRISGTCASLAGLEKALREEGEAEIDLALRRILLIHSIILAIGGIPLIYLGDEIGMLNDYGYRTDPGKAADSRWVHRPAADEDRMAARRQPETIAGRLFSALHRLIALRQQTPALAGAEMTVIDAGNPHVLAFVRHHQGERVLVLANFSESGQTVAANIVRTHGLAYEFVDLVANRPLSLGAELVLEPYGFVWLAPR, encoded by the coding sequence ATGACTGCTGAACCCACCCCGGCCTGGTTCGAGCGCCAGGCCCAACTCTCCCTCGACCGCCTGCTGCCGCGGCTGGAAGCCCGTTTTGCCGACGCCGACCCGCAAGACTGGGCGGCCTTTGCGCCCCGGTTGCGGCGCCATTTCCCGTCCCTGTTCGGACTGCTGGTCAGGCTGTACGGCGACCAATACGACTTCTTCCACCATCTCGAACAGATCCTGGCCACGGCTGCCAGCATGTGGCTGGCTCGCCCCGCCGACCTCAAGGCCCTGGACGCCCAGCGCGAGGACGACGCCGGCTGGTTTCAGTCCCAAGAAATGCTGGGGGGCGTCTGCTATGTCGATCTCTATGCCGGGACACTGGCCGGCATCCGCCAGCGCCTGCCCTACTTCGAGGAACTCGGCCTGACCTATCTGCACCTGATGCCCCTCTTTGCCCGGCCTGCCGGCGAGAACGATGGCGGCTACGCCGTCAGCAGCTACCGCCAGGTGCACCCGCCTTTGGGCACGATGGCCGATCTCTCGGCCCTGGCCGCCGATATGCGGCGGCGAGGCATCAGCCTGGTGGTCGATTTCGTCTTCAACCACACCTCCGACGAGCACACCTGGGCGCGTCAGGCCCAGGCCGGCGACCCGGACTACCAGGATTTCTACTACATCTTCCCCGACCGGACGCTGCCCGACGCCTACGAGCGCACCCTGCGCGAGATCTTCCCCGAAGCGCGTCCGGGCAGCTTCACCTGGCGGTCGGACATGAAGCAGTGGGTGTGGACGACGTTCTACAGCTTCCAGTGGGACCTGAACTACGGCAACCCTGCCGTCTTTCGGGCCATGGCCGAAGAAATGCTGGCGCTGACCAACGCTGGGGTGGAGGTGTTGCGGTTGGATGCCGTTGCCTTCATCTGGAAGCAGATGGGCACGAATTGCGAAAATCTGCCCGAAGCGCACATGCTCATCCAGGCGTTCAACGCCCTCGCCCGCATCGCCGCCCCCGCCCTGCTCTTCAAATCCGAGGCCATCGTCCACCCCGACGAGGTGGCCAGATACATCGGCCTGGACGAGTGCCAGCTTTCCTACAACCCGCTGCTGATGGCGCTGCTGTGGGAGTCGCTGGCCACGCGCGAGGTCAGGCTGCTCCGGCGCTCGCTCGCCGACCGCTTCAAGATCCAGCCGGGCTGCGCCTGGGTGAACTATGTGCGCTGCCACGACGACATCGGCTGGACGTTCGATGACGGTGACGCCGCCCAGGTCGGACTCGATGGCTACTGGCATCGCCAGTTTCTCAATCAGTTCTACACCGGGCGCTTCGAGGGCAGCTTCGCCCGCGGCCTGCCCTTTCAGGAGAACCCCCGGACGGGCGATTGCCGCATTTCGGGCACATGCGCCTCGTTGGCCGGGCTGGAGAAGGCCCTGCGCGAGGAAGGCGAGGCCGAAATCGATCTGGCCCTCCGCCGTATCCTCCTCATCCACAGCATCATCCTGGCGATTGGCGGCATCCCCCTCATCTACCTGGGCGACGAGATCGGCATGCTCAACGATTACGGCTATCGCACCGACCCCGGCAAGGCTGCCGACAGCCGCTGGGTACACCGGCCGGCAGCCGACGAGGACAGGATGGCCGCCCGCCGCCAGCCGGAGACCATCGCCGGCCGCCTGTTCTCGGCTCTGCACCGCCTGATCGCTTTGCGCCAGCAGACGCCGGCCCTGGCCGGCGCCGAGATGACGGTCATCGACGCCGGCAATCCCCATGTCCTCGCTTTCGTCCGCCATCATCAGGGCGAGCGGGTGCTGGTGTTGGCCAATTTCAGCGAGAGCGGGCAAACGGTGGCGGCCAACATCGTGCGCACCCACGGCCTCGCCTACGAATTCGTCGATCTGGTTGCCAACCGCCCGCTCTCACTCGGCGCCGAACTGGTGTTGGAACCGTACGGTTTCGTCTGGCTGGCCCCGCGCTGA